From a region of the Corallococcus coralloides DSM 2259 genome:
- a CDS encoding FAD-binding oxidoreductase: MSTAALPADFLRAIAESFPADFLTREPAELQEYGRDWTRVYAPAPGAVVFPRTTEEVARFVALCHQHRVAVVPSGGRTGLAGGAVAMRGEVVLSLKRMTRMEPVDLLGNTVRVQAGAVTEGVHQHCAPHGLTWPVDFASKGSSTVGGNIATNAGGVKVIRYGLTRQWVLGLQVVTAQGQVLELNGALEKNNTGADLRQLFIGSEGTLGVITEATLKLTRLPGKQDVFLFAVPDVAAVLRLFRDARQAPLVLSAYEFFTDKCLARVQRHRKLRSPFEAPSGCYVLLESEGGDPAAVEAWLGSLFERGLVTDGTQAQGAAQAQELWSLRESISESLSATGVLHKNDISLPVANLEAFCAELDAVFASRYPGWEICLFGHIGDGNLHVNVMKPDAVEKADFFAHAKQSDHAMFDLVRKHGGSISAEHGIGLLKKDYLDYTRAPGELELLRTLKRALDPAGILNPGKILDA, translated from the coding sequence ATGTCCACCGCCGCGCTGCCCGCCGACTTCCTCCGCGCCATCGCCGAATCCTTCCCCGCCGACTTCCTCACCCGGGAGCCCGCGGAGCTCCAGGAGTACGGCCGCGACTGGACGCGCGTGTACGCCCCCGCGCCGGGTGCGGTGGTCTTCCCTCGCACCACGGAGGAGGTGGCCCGCTTCGTCGCACTGTGCCACCAGCACCGCGTTGCCGTGGTGCCCTCCGGTGGGCGCACGGGCCTGGCGGGCGGGGCGGTGGCCATGCGCGGCGAGGTGGTGCTGTCGCTCAAGCGGATGACCCGCATGGAGCCCGTGGACCTGCTCGGCAACACGGTGCGCGTGCAGGCGGGCGCGGTGACGGAAGGAGTGCACCAGCACTGCGCGCCGCACGGGCTGACGTGGCCGGTGGACTTCGCGTCCAAGGGCAGCAGCACGGTGGGCGGCAACATCGCCACCAACGCGGGCGGCGTGAAGGTCATCCGCTACGGCCTCACCCGGCAGTGGGTGCTGGGCCTCCAGGTGGTGACGGCGCAGGGGCAGGTGCTGGAGCTCAACGGCGCGCTGGAGAAGAACAACACCGGCGCGGACCTGCGCCAGCTCTTCATTGGCAGCGAGGGCACGCTGGGCGTCATCACGGAGGCCACCCTCAAGCTGACGCGGCTGCCCGGCAAGCAGGACGTCTTCCTCTTCGCGGTGCCGGACGTGGCCGCCGTGCTGCGGCTGTTCCGCGACGCGCGCCAGGCGCCGCTGGTGCTCTCCGCCTACGAGTTCTTCACCGACAAGTGCCTGGCCCGCGTGCAGCGCCACCGCAAGCTGCGCTCGCCCTTCGAGGCCCCCAGCGGCTGCTACGTCCTCCTGGAGTCCGAGGGCGGTGACCCGGCGGCGGTGGAGGCGTGGCTGGGCTCGCTCTTCGAGCGCGGGCTCGTCACGGACGGCACCCAGGCGCAAGGCGCGGCGCAGGCGCAGGAGCTGTGGTCGCTGCGCGAGTCCATCAGCGAGAGCCTCTCCGCCACGGGCGTGCTGCACAAGAACGACATCTCCCTGCCGGTGGCGAACCTGGAGGCGTTCTGCGCGGAGCTGGATGCCGTGTTCGCCAGCCGCTACCCGGGCTGGGAGATCTGCCTCTTCGGCCACATTGGCGACGGCAACCTGCACGTCAACGTGATGAAGCCGGACGCGGTGGAGAAGGCGGACTTCTTCGCCCACGCGAAGCAGTCCGACCACGCCATGTTCGACCTCGTGCGCAAGCACGGCGGCAGCATCTCCGCCGAGCACGGCATCGGCCTGCTCAAGAAGGACTACCTGGACTACACGCGCGCGCCCGGGGAGCTGGAACTCCTGCGCACCCTCAAGCGCGCGCTGGACCCCGCGGGCATCCTCAACCCGGGGAAGATCCTGGACGCTTAG
- a CDS encoding siderophore-interacting protein, with product MSTQDLHQIVRVRHELRRRRLVVRGVESVTPRMRRIHFASPDLADFHSPSPDDHIKLFFPQAGEQVMRDFTPRAYDNHGQTLTIDFALHGSGPATEWAAGATVGSTLEIGGPKGSQLVPDDFDWYLLVGDESALPALGRRVELLRPGVPVTTVAVVANASEQQTFVTKASWHPTWVVRGEPGPGDGALLRRELAKFTPPPGDGFVWLAGEAEWVRELRTYVIEERGHPAEWIKAASYWHRNGDDGHAGPGRHLPA from the coding sequence ATGAGCACCCAGGACCTGCATCAAATCGTTCGCGTGCGCCACGAGCTGCGGCGGCGCAGGCTGGTGGTCCGCGGCGTGGAGTCCGTGACGCCTCGCATGCGGCGCATCCACTTCGCGTCGCCGGACCTGGCGGACTTCCACAGCCCGTCGCCGGATGACCACATCAAGCTGTTCTTCCCGCAGGCGGGGGAACAGGTGATGCGCGACTTCACGCCTCGCGCCTATGACAACCATGGCCAGACGCTGACCATCGACTTCGCGCTGCACGGCTCCGGGCCCGCGACGGAGTGGGCCGCTGGCGCGACGGTCGGCTCCACGCTGGAGATTGGCGGACCGAAGGGCTCGCAGCTCGTGCCCGATGACTTCGACTGGTACCTGCTGGTGGGCGATGAGAGCGCGCTGCCCGCGCTCGGCCGCCGGGTGGAGCTGCTGCGTCCGGGCGTGCCGGTGACGACCGTGGCCGTGGTCGCGAACGCGTCCGAGCAGCAGACCTTCGTCACGAAGGCCTCCTGGCACCCGACCTGGGTGGTGCGCGGAGAGCCGGGGCCGGGCGACGGCGCGCTGCTGCGGCGCGAGCTGGCGAAGTTCACGCCTCCGCCCGGGGATGGCTTCGTGTGGCTGGCGGGCGAGGCGGAGTGGGTGCGCGAGCTGCGGACCTACGTCATCGAGGAGCGCGGCCATCCCGCGGAGTGGATCAAGGCCGCGTCCTACTGGCACCGCAACGGGGACGACGGCCACGCGGGGCCTGGCCGTCATCTCCCGGCGTAG
- a CDS encoding PadR family transcriptional regulator — MRGRHGRDRGDPEHWHHHERGEGHRGRHGGPGGGRHRMFEGGELRLVLLHLINSEPRHGYDLIRAIEGLSRGVYAPSPGVIYPTLTLLKDMELVGEPDTTDTQRKLFAITEQGKALLAENAKEVEGLLRRLAEAGEIRERTDAAPVRRAMQNLKSVLFDTLSPGVDKKVVLDVAALIDEAAQKIERLRS; from the coding sequence ATGCGCGGCAGACACGGAAGAGACCGGGGTGACCCGGAGCACTGGCATCACCACGAGCGCGGGGAGGGCCACCGGGGACGGCACGGAGGCCCTGGCGGCGGGCGGCACCGGATGTTCGAGGGCGGCGAGCTGCGGCTCGTCCTGCTCCACCTCATCAACTCGGAGCCCCGGCACGGGTACGACCTGATTCGTGCCATCGAGGGCTTGAGCCGGGGTGTGTACGCGCCCAGTCCCGGGGTCATCTACCCCACGCTCACCCTGCTCAAGGACATGGAGCTGGTGGGCGAGCCGGACACGACGGACACGCAGCGAAAGCTCTTCGCCATCACGGAGCAGGGCAAGGCGCTGCTCGCGGAGAACGCGAAGGAAGTGGAGGGACTGCTGCGACGGCTCGCGGAGGCCGGCGAGATTCGCGAGCGCACGGACGCGGCTCCCGTCCGTCGCGCGATGCAGAACCTGAAGAGCGTGCTGTTCGACACGCTGTCGCCCGGCGTCGACAAGAAGGTCGTGCTCGACGTGGCGGCGTTGATCGACGAGGCCGCGCAGAAGATTGAAAGGCTCCGCTCATGA
- a CDS encoding DUF5953 family protein gives MSVQARLHFAVYAPALVDDDGRTPAVVHGVERALPGLRLEWEVGKGGRPIELPRRDAWLAEAAKRGRFPMLCNGDESSPVTISGLRTPPSQAPGGQALLDIHAKLPLDATVTAAAANVLEGIAEGARAFWGHASPEGYGSEVAQQLRGSAHGSERSPRELPMLNPPARIRSPEIPHWLGWLNFWSAAAARAIGFPDRALDADLLVRARRTASGGWIVQLTDAPLDYDNPAHLDTLKRTYERFPEIGGRSAP, from the coding sequence ATGAGCGTGCAGGCTCGTCTCCATTTCGCGGTCTACGCGCCCGCGCTCGTAGACGATGATGGCCGCACCCCTGCTGTCGTCCATGGAGTCGAGAGGGCTCTTCCAGGTTTGCGCCTGGAGTGGGAAGTCGGGAAGGGAGGGCGCCCTATCGAATTACCGCGGCGCGATGCCTGGCTCGCTGAGGCGGCAAAACGCGGAAGGTTCCCGATGCTGTGCAATGGCGACGAGAGCTCTCCCGTGACGATTAGCGGGTTGAGAACGCCTCCGAGTCAGGCACCAGGCGGTCAGGCGCTGCTCGATATCCATGCGAAGCTTCCGCTGGACGCGACCGTCACCGCGGCAGCAGCGAATGTGCTGGAGGGCATCGCCGAGGGCGCTCGTGCGTTCTGGGGGCATGCGTCGCCGGAGGGCTACGGTTCGGAAGTCGCGCAGCAGTTGCGCGGCTCGGCTCATGGCTCGGAGCGCTCACCCCGTGAGCTTCCCATGCTCAATCCCCCAGCGCGAATCCGCTCGCCCGAGATTCCTCATTGGCTGGGGTGGCTGAACTTCTGGTCCGCCGCTGCCGCACGTGCCATCGGGTTTCCCGATCGCGCTCTCGACGCCGACTTGCTTGTGCGGGCGCGGCGTACGGCATCGGGGGGGTGGATCGTGCAGCTCACGGATGCACCGCTCGACTACGACAACCCTGCTCACCTGGATACGCTCAAGCGGACCTACGAGCGCTTTCCGGAGATCGGCGGGCGCTCGGCGCCTTGA
- a CDS encoding DUF6310 domain-containing protein: protein MRFLAGIALLMFLSACASSAPPRGAHQSRSKRIANLQRAAALPWRDDGQCVVREASQPWSVLVERCYQSLDHDRVEFHDTTGRCTVASADAATVGLGFCVLAAPEIAVGAVIVLGVVVVAVAIKEELDAYEFRHHYPEEAGAVRGTRRAPRAAVTERKPNLEPEPAGQGWRPPVPPVPVDRTRHASCEPIPVKHRGGDDAHNKCADRIPPNRYPGMDVLVGGKHFDALQVGVRVLWEIKTDQFDTYSGFLRDQVIEDQVAEFREDREIARNCGYGFVAGVSSAAHKKALLDLAPDLEPHVVVTECKR, encoded by the coding sequence ATGCGCTTTCTCGCTGGCATCGCACTCCTGATGTTCCTCTCGGCTTGCGCCTCGTCGGCACCACCTCGGGGTGCACACCAAAGCCGGAGCAAGAGAATCGCCAATCTCCAGCGAGCGGCAGCGCTGCCCTGGAGAGACGATGGGCAGTGCGTTGTTCGAGAGGCTTCCCAGCCTTGGTCCGTGCTGGTGGAGAGGTGCTATCAGTCCCTCGACCATGACCGGGTCGAGTTCCACGACACCACGGGAAGATGCACGGTCGCCTCCGCTGACGCCGCGACCGTGGGACTCGGGTTCTGCGTTCTGGCAGCCCCTGAAATCGCCGTGGGAGCCGTCATTGTCCTGGGCGTGGTGGTGGTCGCCGTCGCCATCAAGGAGGAACTGGATGCTTACGAGTTTCGGCACCACTACCCCGAGGAAGCAGGGGCTGTGCGAGGAACGAGAAGAGCACCTCGGGCGGCTGTAACGGAACGGAAGCCCAATCTGGAACCGGAGCCTGCGGGGCAGGGCTGGCGACCCCCAGTGCCACCTGTGCCTGTGGATCGGACGCGTCACGCGAGCTGCGAGCCCATTCCGGTGAAGCACCGAGGTGGCGATGACGCGCACAACAAATGTGCCGATCGGATTCCGCCCAACCGTTATCCCGGCATGGACGTGCTCGTTGGCGGAAAGCATTTCGACGCGCTGCAGGTCGGCGTGCGCGTGCTGTGGGAGATCAAGACCGACCAGTTCGACACGTACAGTGGCTTCCTCAGGGATCAGGTGATCGAAGATCAGGTGGCGGAGTTCAGGGAAGATCGCGAGATTGCGCGGAACTGCGGGTACGGTTTCGTCGCTGGGGTGAGCAGTGCCGCGCACAAGAAAGCGCTGCTGGATCTGGCTCCTGACCTTGAACCCCATGTCGTCGTCACGGAGTGCAAACGATGA
- a CDS encoding DMP19 family protein translates to MSGTDTRLPRASVEGLPVEERLWRLMEPAWGHDAVEGTHGQRVLALTTFFIRDIGNGGLDQALYNFAPSSVEFVLRSFEELGAAGHAALVRRGLDALFGAHPPGTLKARRRILDTKPRAWIDEHLGALSEQLQGEEKLEACFLRYVDSHPSEFFRD, encoded by the coding sequence GTGTCTGGGACGGATACGCGGCTGCCGCGTGCGAGCGTCGAAGGGCTTCCGGTGGAGGAGCGGCTGTGGCGGCTCATGGAGCCTGCCTGGGGGCACGATGCCGTCGAAGGAACGCACGGCCAACGGGTGTTGGCCCTCACGACCTTCTTCATCCGGGACATCGGGAATGGTGGGTTGGACCAAGCCCTCTACAACTTCGCTCCCTCCTCGGTGGAGTTCGTCCTGCGGAGCTTCGAGGAGCTTGGCGCCGCCGGGCATGCCGCTCTGGTGAGAAGGGGACTCGACGCGCTCTTTGGCGCGCACCCTCCCGGGACGCTCAAGGCGCGTCGGCGCATCCTCGACACGAAGCCGCGAGCATGGATCGACGAGCACCTGGGGGCGCTGAGCGAGCAACTCCAGGGCGAGGAGAAGCTCGAGGCCTGCTTCCTGCGCTATGTCGACTCGCATCCCTCCGAGTTCTTCCGGGACTGA
- a CDS encoding beta-propeller fold lactonase family protein, whose amino-acid sequence MKVRHPAVRRVFQRTASAATLLLGLAMGSPSQAQHFTVFESGQVRPLALSPNGQWLYAVNTPDNRLEIFQVGTSGLTHKGSVPVGLEPVAVAARTNNEVWVVNHLSDSVSVVKVDANGQGGSVTRTLLVGDEPRDIVFAGTGKKRAFITAAHRGQNTGFDPQLTTPGVGRADVWVFDSEDLGTTLGGTPLTRLTLFGDTPRALAATPDGSRVYAAAFHSGNRTTVVHESLVPNGGESVGGVPGPNVNHQGIPAPEVSVIVKYNGEDWVDVLNRPWTDYVRFSLPDKDVFAISANANPPVQVSGAAGTYAGVGTILFNMAVNPVSGKVYVSNTEARNDLRFEGPGTMTGNTLRGHLHESRITVLGGPSAPSVTPRHLNTHINYAACCAATPNAESEKSLAQPTGMAVTSDGATLYVAAFGSSKLGVYATSQLESGTFTPSTANQVALTGGGPTGLVLDEARGRLYVLTRFDNAISVVNTATKTEVAHLPMFNPEPVSVVQGRPFLYDARNSSSHGDSSCGSCHIFGDFDSTTWDLGNPDGDVKASYNPIVPVLPEFGTDPTFGQDTSFHPMKGPLSTQSLRGMANQGPMHWRGDRTGGDSAPSVQPNSGTFDEVAAFKQFNPAFKDLLGRSSQLSEVEMQKFSDFILQVVYPPNPIRKLDNSLTASQQAGKDFFTNTTSFFPGSCESCHRVDVNANPGEGPFKGFFGTDGRSSFDAEPLFPKVPHLRNMYQKVGMFGAAFPFGNTPADPFLGDQVRGTGFNSDGAIPTLFLFNSGFDFHPIFNQVGIPDTPAGFQAKKDMEEYMFAFETNLAPIVGQQVTLTATNAAVVGTRIDLLMARADAGECDLVAKGRAGTYEMGFRYLGSGQFKADRAALPLVPSASLRSGVAANQGVLTYTCTPPGSGQRVGIDRDLDGFLDGDERAAGTNPADPASHP is encoded by the coding sequence ATGAAAGTCAGACACCCGGCGGTGCGCCGCGTCTTCCAGCGCACCGCGTCCGCGGCGACGCTGCTGTTGGGCCTCGCCATGGGCAGCCCGTCGCAGGCGCAGCACTTCACCGTCTTCGAAAGTGGCCAGGTGCGTCCCCTGGCCCTGTCCCCCAACGGCCAGTGGCTCTACGCCGTCAACACGCCGGACAACCGGTTGGAGATCTTCCAGGTGGGCACCAGCGGCCTCACCCACAAGGGCTCCGTGCCCGTGGGGCTGGAGCCCGTGGCCGTGGCCGCGCGCACCAACAACGAGGTCTGGGTGGTCAACCACCTGTCCGACAGCGTCAGCGTCGTGAAGGTGGACGCGAACGGGCAGGGCGGCAGCGTGACGCGGACGCTGCTCGTGGGCGACGAGCCTCGCGACATCGTCTTCGCGGGCACCGGCAAGAAGCGCGCGTTCATCACCGCCGCGCACCGTGGCCAGAACACCGGGTTCGACCCGCAGCTCACCACGCCGGGCGTGGGCCGCGCGGACGTCTGGGTGTTCGACTCGGAGGACCTGGGCACGACGCTGGGCGGCACGCCGCTCACCCGCCTCACCCTGTTCGGTGACACGCCTCGCGCGCTCGCGGCCACGCCGGACGGCAGCCGGGTGTACGCGGCCGCGTTCCACTCCGGCAACCGCACGACCGTGGTGCATGAGAGCCTGGTGCCCAACGGCGGCGAGTCCGTGGGCGGCGTCCCCGGCCCCAACGTCAACCACCAGGGCATCCCCGCCCCGGAGGTCTCCGTCATCGTGAAGTACAACGGGGAGGACTGGGTGGACGTGCTCAACCGCCCGTGGACCGACTACGTCCGCTTCTCCCTGCCGGACAAGGACGTCTTCGCCATCTCCGCGAACGCGAACCCGCCCGTGCAGGTGTCCGGCGCGGCGGGCACCTACGCCGGGGTGGGCACCATCCTGTTCAACATGGCCGTCAACCCGGTGAGCGGGAAGGTCTACGTGAGCAACACCGAAGCGCGAAACGACCTGCGCTTCGAGGGCCCCGGCACCATGACGGGCAACACCCTGCGCGGCCACCTGCACGAAAGCCGTATCACCGTGCTGGGCGGCCCCAGCGCGCCCTCCGTCACGCCCCGCCACCTCAACACGCACATCAACTACGCGGCCTGCTGCGCGGCCACGCCCAACGCGGAGAGCGAGAAGAGCCTCGCGCAGCCCACGGGCATGGCCGTGACGTCCGACGGCGCCACGCTCTACGTCGCCGCGTTCGGCTCGTCGAAGCTGGGCGTGTACGCCACGTCCCAGCTGGAGTCCGGCACCTTCACGCCCTCCACCGCGAACCAGGTCGCGCTGACGGGTGGAGGCCCCACCGGCCTGGTGCTGGATGAGGCCCGGGGGCGCCTGTATGTGCTCACCCGCTTCGACAACGCCATCTCCGTCGTCAACACCGCGACGAAGACGGAGGTCGCGCACCTGCCCATGTTCAACCCGGAGCCGGTCAGCGTGGTGCAGGGCCGCCCGTTCCTCTACGACGCGCGCAACAGCTCCAGCCACGGCGACTCGTCCTGCGGCAGCTGCCACATCTTCGGCGACTTCGACAGCACGACCTGGGACCTGGGCAACCCGGACGGTGACGTGAAGGCGAGCTACAACCCCATCGTGCCGGTGCTGCCGGAGTTCGGCACGGACCCCACGTTCGGCCAGGACACGTCCTTCCACCCGATGAAGGGCCCCCTGTCCACGCAGAGCCTGCGCGGCATGGCCAACCAGGGCCCCATGCACTGGCGCGGCGACCGCACCGGTGGCGACAGCGCGCCCAGCGTGCAGCCCAACAGCGGCACCTTCGACGAGGTCGCGGCCTTCAAGCAGTTCAACCCCGCGTTCAAGGACCTCTTGGGCCGCAGCTCGCAGCTGTCGGAAGTGGAGATGCAGAAGTTCTCCGACTTCATCCTCCAGGTCGTCTACCCGCCCAACCCCATCCGCAAGCTGGACAACTCGCTCACGGCTTCGCAGCAGGCGGGCAAGGACTTCTTCACGAACACCACGAGCTTCTTCCCGGGCTCGTGCGAGTCCTGCCACCGCGTGGACGTGAACGCGAACCCGGGTGAGGGCCCCTTCAAGGGCTTCTTCGGCACGGACGGCCGCAGCTCCTTCGACGCGGAGCCGCTGTTCCCCAAGGTCCCGCACCTGCGGAACATGTACCAGAAGGTCGGCATGTTCGGCGCCGCCTTCCCCTTCGGCAACACGCCGGCGGATCCGTTCCTGGGGGACCAAGTGCGCGGCACGGGCTTCAACAGCGACGGCGCCATCCCCACGCTGTTCCTCTTCAACAGCGGCTTCGACTTCCACCCCATCTTCAACCAGGTGGGCATCCCGGACACGCCCGCGGGCTTCCAGGCGAAGAAGGACATGGAGGAATACATGTTCGCCTTCGAGACCAACCTGGCGCCCATCGTGGGCCAGCAGGTGACGCTCACCGCGACCAACGCGGCGGTGGTGGGGACGCGCATCGACCTCTTGATGGCGCGCGCGGACGCGGGCGAGTGCGACCTGGTGGCCAAGGGCCGCGCGGGCACGTACGAGATGGGCTTCCGCTACCTGGGCAGCGGGCAGTTCAAGGCGGACCGCGCGGCGCTGCCGCTGGTGCCGTCCGCGTCGCTGCGCTCGGGCGTGGCCGCGAACCAGGGCGTGCTGACGTACACCTGCACGCCGCCGGGCTCCGGCCAGCGCGTGGGCATCGACCGGGACCTGGACGGCTTCCTGGACGGTGATGAGCGGGCCGCGGGCACCAACCCGGCGGACCCCGCCAGCCACCCGTAG
- a CDS encoding carboxypeptidase-like regulatory domain-containing protein, which translates to MGRIATDAPVHLGVPDREALDRGVCLYLLELGPAPLTRAGKRGALQFTVCYLVTVGAETPERAHRLLGDLVFAAMSDKELEVDLSPVPAALWAGLRSVPRPAFRLRVQVRKERPLAEVRCLSLVDAVSEQAPLLGRVVGPGDVPIRDAWVALPSLQLSTRTDEEGHFHFPRPPPGESLGRLEVRAEGELLSVESEGLATGTSPLIIRMLVKEE; encoded by the coding sequence GTGGGACGCATTGCCACGGATGCGCCGGTGCACCTGGGCGTGCCCGACCGTGAGGCCCTGGACCGGGGTGTCTGTCTTTACCTCCTGGAGCTGGGGCCGGCGCCCCTGACCCGGGCGGGGAAGCGGGGCGCCCTGCAATTCACCGTCTGCTATCTGGTGACGGTGGGCGCGGAGACGCCCGAGCGCGCGCACCGGCTGTTGGGCGACCTGGTCTTCGCGGCCATGAGCGACAAGGAATTGGAGGTGGACCTGAGCCCGGTGCCGGCGGCGCTGTGGGCGGGTTTGCGCTCGGTGCCGCGTCCCGCCTTCCGCCTGCGGGTGCAGGTGCGCAAGGAGCGCCCCCTGGCGGAGGTGCGATGTCTGTCATTGGTGGACGCGGTGTCCGAGCAGGCCCCCCTGCTGGGTCGGGTGGTGGGGCCGGGTGACGTGCCCATCCGGGACGCGTGGGTGGCGCTGCCCTCGCTGCAGCTGAGCACGCGCACAGACGAGGAGGGACACTTCCACTTTCCCCGCCCGCCGCCGGGAGAGTCGCTGGGCCGGCTGGAGGTGCGCGCGGAAGGGGAGCTGCTGTCGGTGGAGTCGGAGGGGCTGGCCACCGGGACGTCGCCGTTGATCATCCGGATGCTGGTGAAGGAGGAGTGA
- a CDS encoding lytic transglycosylase domain-containing protein: MGRKRAVGGIEIPGWAWLVPCALVPVVLLNLGVAWLGDTQVSPLSFSFLQTKARALGAYVAHRPECVLDGHPPLEPLIEDTERRHGIPPGLLKALIQVESETRVHRISPAGAMGPGQLMPDTAALMRVEDPFDPAPSVNASGRYLAEQLRRFRDVRLAVAAYNAGPGSVNGRVPRNGETEFYVAKVLAAYEHTKPKAPVVARRPAAEAPAKAAPAKTAPAARASAKAPVAHATPKAPATPAAARKAPPSSATVRPPAAKVTAPEKKPVLASARKPAASH; this comes from the coding sequence GTGGGACGCAAGCGGGCCGTGGGCGGCATCGAGATTCCGGGATGGGCGTGGCTGGTGCCGTGCGCGCTGGTGCCCGTGGTTTTGCTCAACCTGGGCGTGGCGTGGCTGGGTGATACGCAGGTGTCGCCCCTGTCCTTCTCCTTCCTCCAGACGAAGGCGCGCGCCCTGGGGGCCTACGTGGCGCACCGGCCCGAGTGCGTGCTGGACGGACACCCGCCGCTGGAGCCGCTCATCGAGGACACGGAGCGCCGCCACGGGATTCCGCCGGGGCTCCTGAAGGCGCTCATCCAGGTGGAGTCGGAGACGCGGGTGCACCGCATCTCGCCTGCGGGGGCCATGGGGCCCGGGCAGCTCATGCCGGACACGGCGGCGCTGATGCGGGTGGAGGACCCCTTCGACCCGGCGCCCTCCGTCAACGCGAGCGGGCGCTACCTGGCCGAACAGCTGCGCAGGTTCCGCGACGTGCGCCTGGCGGTGGCCGCGTACAACGCGGGCCCGGGGTCGGTGAACGGGCGCGTGCCGCGCAACGGGGAGACGGAGTTCTACGTGGCCAAGGTGCTCGCGGCCTATGAGCACACGAAGCCGAAGGCCCCCGTCGTCGCGAGGCGCCCGGCGGCCGAGGCTCCCGCGAAGGCAGCCCCTGCGAAGACCGCGCCCGCCGCGCGAGCCTCCGCGAAGGCGCCCGTCGCGCACGCGACCCCGAAGGCACCGGCCACGCCTGCCGCCGCGAGGAAGGCCCCGCCTTCCAGCGCGACCGTGCGGCCACCCGCGGCAAAGGTGACCGCACCGGAGAAGAAGCCCGTGCTCGCGTCCGCGCGGAAGCCCGCGGCGTCCCACTGA
- a CDS encoding DUF4334 domain-containing protein, producing MTFDEAVKAGRVRVEEALALFDSLPAVDVGFMRGTWQGREFQTGHPLDGLLASTGWYGKQFIDAESVHPLLFYTEDRKAVFPVDPRKWPAPELAGPVAPHRALVGTDQFKARLRMLEFRGRLSATMVYDDRPILDVFRKVDRDTLLGLMDARDMPPYFFVLRREAERPQTP from the coding sequence ATGACGTTCGACGAAGCAGTGAAGGCCGGGCGCGTCCGCGTGGAGGAGGCGCTCGCGTTGTTCGACAGCCTGCCCGCGGTGGACGTCGGGTTCATGCGCGGCACGTGGCAGGGGCGCGAGTTCCAGACGGGACACCCATTGGACGGGCTGCTCGCTTCCACGGGCTGGTACGGCAAGCAGTTCATCGACGCGGAGAGCGTGCACCCGTTGCTCTTCTACACGGAGGACCGCAAGGCGGTGTTCCCGGTGGATCCGCGCAAGTGGCCGGCCCCGGAGCTCGCGGGGCCCGTGGCGCCGCACCGGGCCTTGGTGGGGACGGACCAGTTCAAGGCGCGGCTGCGCATGCTGGAGTTCCGGGGACGGCTCAGCGCGACGATGGTCTACGACGACCGGCCCATCCTCGACGTGTTCCGGAAGGTGGACCGGGACACGCTGCTGGGGCTGATGGACGCACGGGACATGCCGCCCTACTTCTTCGTGCTGCGCCGTGAGGCGGAGCGTCCCCAGACGCCCTGA